In the genome of Lactuca sativa cultivar Salinas chromosome 3, Lsat_Salinas_v11, whole genome shotgun sequence, the window ATCCTGACAAAAACTAACTGTAAAAAAAAGGGGATTATGAGTCACCCTTGGGCATCTCCAACAACGGGTCCCACACCCACCATCGAGAGGTAAACCAGAATTAATGTATACGAAGCAAAGGAAGGTACGTAATGCCGACACCTGAAAATGAGCCCTTTTCCTTGAATATATGATCGGCGCCATATGAAAATACATTCAAGGAAAATTAGTATGAAGCTCTAAATTACAAGCCACCCAATCAGGAACTGATAAACATGCACAGATGCATGCATGGTACACaccaaattaaatatatatacattCTCTCTAAATAAATATTCTTAGAGTATATCATGAAATAAAGGGTCTTCAAGGAGGAGGTCAGGCCAAAACTGCGGTGGAGcttttccacaacgggatgtagTAGGAGAACTACATGCATCATCACTAGTACTATTGGTCATGGAGGTGACAGGTGGAGCCACAGGGACAACTACAGCCGCCGGTGAAGAACAACGGCTTGATACCCACGCATCGTCGGAACAAGAGTGAACAATATTTTCTGGTGGCTGCAAGTTCGGCAAGTGAGAGAATGGTAGATTAAGGTCATCATCGAAATTTGAGATTCCAACTGAAGAAGACGACCCATTATAAAGACCGAGGTAGTTTAGATCTTCCATGTTGGGTGGATGACTTATAAGGCCAGTGTGCAGGGGAAGTGGTGGGGTACATTGAAGGAGATTGTTCAAGTACTGAATCTTGGCAATTTGATGAACAGCTTGTTCGGTTTGTAATTTGGCAATCATGGAGAGTTGTTGTTCCAAGGAAGATGAATTCGAAGGCCAAGAGATGGAGGAATGGTGTTCGACAAGTTCCTTCAGATTGGCCAAGGCCATGAGCTGAGGGAGGCTTGCAAAGATATCTGTGCATGGACGATGCGTCATTGGGTCAATACCCATCTGAATCAACTTTTTTTTCAAATGTGTGTTCCAATAGTTCTTAATCTCGTTATCTGTTCTTCCTGATAAGCGAGTAGCAATAGCCgaccacctatatatataca includes:
- the LOC111894050 gene encoding transcription factor MYB93 gives rise to the protein MGRPPCDESGLKKGPWTPEEDEKLVNHIQKHGHSSWRALPRLAGLNRCGKSCRLRWTNYLRPDIKRGKFSHEEEQTILHLHSMLGNKWSAIATRLSGRTDNEIKNYWNTHLKKKLIQMGIDPMTHRPCTDIFASLPQLMALANLKELVEHHSSISWPSNSSSLEQQLSMIAKLQTEQAVHQIAKIQYLNNLLQCTPPLPLHTGLISHPPNMEDLNYLGLYNGSSSSVGISNFDDDLNLPFSHLPNLQPPENIVHSCSDDAWVSSRCSSPAAVVVPVAPPVTSMTNSTSDDACSSPTTSRCGKAPPQFWPDLLLEDPLFHDIL